One segment of Chthoniobacterales bacterium DNA contains the following:
- a CDS encoding choice-of-anchor Q domain-containing protein encodes MKKFRFLLFFLVVCGLNISTVRAVTLVVTTMADSGAGSLRDTITGASDGDTIQFAAALNGQTITLTSAELLINHNITISGPGPSQLTVKRSSAGGIPNFRIFEIAPGHIVTIQGMAINNGIAQNSGFGAGGGIYNQGSTLTVANCNISGNSAPGYGGGGICNDGATAGAAMLTITDSTISDNSVEQGLGGGIYNLGENASGHAVATITGSTISGNFAHGFGGGICNDGQDSGSAALTITDSTVTDNSADIYGGGIDNDGDFSSDVTAIVTNCTVSSNSSGQEGGGLSNHGSSSSGGGILEIANSTISDNSAFQYGGGIKNNRAQVKITNSTLSGNKTTWINGTGGGIYNSAFVGQLLDIANCTFSGNSASSFAGGILNGGPLRIGNTIFNAGLGTNITNQGGTVTSRGYNLSSDNGGSFLTAAGDQINTNPMLGPLQNNGGPTSTHELLMGSPAINTGDPNYAPPPDTDQRGPGFPRNISGRIDIGSFEVQTLLPTPTPGPTGTPTPTPAPTASSTPTPTPGPTVTPTPTPGPTATATPVTTRLLNVSTRLRVLTDDNALIGGFIVTGSSPKRVIIRAIGPSLTNFGVAGALADPILELHGPGSFATIINNNWRDTQEAEITATGLAPSHDLESAIVTNLSPGSYTAIVRGTNNGTGIGLVEAYDLDGATDTRLANISTRGFVDTGNNVMIGGFIVGNGSAGIRVLVRAIGPSLTAFGVPNALSDPTLELHSSNGTIIGTNDDWRDTQETAISQTGLQPSDDHEAAILRDLPPGAYTAIVRGRDNTTGVALVEAYHVGSAVPAP; translated from the coding sequence ATGAAGAAATTCCGTTTCCTGCTGTTCTTTCTGGTCGTCTGCGGCCTCAACATCTCTACGGTCCGCGCGGTCACTCTTGTGGTTACCACGATGGCAGATAGTGGAGCAGGCTCGTTGCGCGACACCATTACTGGAGCCAGCGATGGGGACACAATCCAATTCGCTGCCGCGCTCAACGGGCAGACGATCACGCTCACCAGCGCCGAACTTCTCATCAACCACAATATCACGATCAGCGGTCCCGGGCCGAGCCAGTTAACCGTGAAGCGCAGTTCTGCAGGTGGCATCCCCAATTTCCGCATCTTTGAGATCGCCCCTGGCCACATAGTGACAATCCAAGGAATGGCGATAAACAACGGGATCGCTCAAAATAGCGGTTTTGGCGCGGGCGGCGGGATCTATAACCAAGGCTCCACTCTGACTGTTGCCAACTGCAACATCAGTGGCAATTCCGCCCCAGGCTACGGAGGGGGCGGCATTTGCAACGATGGTGCCACCGCCGGCGCCGCAATGCTGACGATCACCGATAGCACGATCAGCGACAACTCAGTGGAGCAGGGCCTTGGCGGCGGCATCTATAATCTCGGGGAAAATGCTTCGGGTCATGCCGTTGCAACAATAACTGGCAGCACAATAAGCGGAAATTTCGCTCATGGCTTCGGAGGCGGCATCTGCAATGACGGCCAGGATTCAGGTAGTGCAGCGCTCACGATAACTGATAGCACAGTGACAGATAATTCGGCGGATATCTATGGCGGCGGAATCGATAACGACGGGGATTTCTCGAGCGACGTTACGGCAATTGTGACTAACTGCACCGTTAGTAGCAATTCGTCCGGCCAAGAAGGAGGTGGGCTGTCGAACCATGGTTCCTCAAGCTCGGGCGGCGGGATTTTGGAGATCGCTAATAGTACAATCAGCGACAATTCGGCTTTTCAATATGGCGGCGGAATCAAAAACAATCGTGCGCAGGTCAAGATCACTAACAGCACTCTAAGTGGCAACAAAACAACCTGGATTAACGGCACAGGCGGCGGCATCTACAACAGCGCGTTCGTGGGCCAGTTGCTGGACATCGCCAATTGCACGTTTAGTGGCAACTCGGCGAGTAGTTTTGCGGGCGGCATTTTAAACGGCGGTCCGCTTCGCATCGGGAATACCATCTTTAATGCGGGGTTGGGTACCAACATCACGAATCAAGGCGGCACGGTCACCTCACGCGGCTACAATCTTAGCAGCGATAACGGCGGGAGCTTTTTGACGGCAGCGGGTGACCAAATCAATACCAATCCAATGCTTGGCCCGCTCCAGAACAACGGCGGCCCAACCTCCACGCATGAATTGCTGATGGGCAGCCCCGCCATCAACACGGGCGACCCAAACTATGCCCCGCCGCCTGATACCGACCAGCGCGGGCCTGGTTTTCCGCGCAACATTAGCGGCCGCATTGATATCGGTTCATTCGAGGTGCAGACCTTGTTGCCTACCCCCACACCTGGGCCAACGGGCACCCCAACGCCGACGCCCGCACCCACGGCGAGTTCGACGCCGACACCAACTCCAGGGCCGACGGTGACGCCTACACCGACTCCTGGTCCGACGGCCACCGCCACACCGGTCACAACCCGCCTGCTCAACGTCTCTACACGATTGCGTGTGCTCACCGATGACAACGCCCTAATTGGCGGCTTTATCGTTACGGGCAGCTCACCGAAGCGCGTGATCATTCGTGCGATTGGCCCGTCGCTGACTAATTTTGGCGTTGCTGGTGCCCTGGCTGACCCCATCCTGGAGCTGCACGGTCCAGGCTCATTCGCCACGATCATTAATAACAATTGGAGGGACACCCAGGAGGCTGAGATTACAGCCACCGGCCTTGCGCCCTCTCACGATTTAGAATCGGCCATCGTGACGAACTTGTCGCCGGGCAGCTATACCGCAATCGTGCGCGGCACCAACAATGGAACGGGAATCGGCCTCGTCGAGGCGTACGATTTGGACGGAGCGACCGATACCCGGCTGGCGAACATCAGCACCCGCGGCTTCGTAGACACCGGGAACAATGTGATGATTGGGGGTTTCATCGTAGGCAACGGTAGTGCGGGCATCCGAGTCTTAGTCCGGGCCATCGGTCCATCGCTGACCGCTTTCGGCGTGCCGAACGCCCTCTCCGACCCCACGCTCGAGCTTCACAGTAGCAATGGCACCATCATCGGGACCAATGACGATTGGAGGGATACCCAGGAGACGGCGATTAGTCAGACGGGGCTTCAACCGAGTGATGATCATGAGGCGGCCATCCTCCGGGATTTACCGCCGGGGGCTTATACCGCGATTGTTCGAGGCAGGGACAACACGACAGGCGTCGCGCTTGTGGAAGCCTACCATGTGGGAAGCGCTGTCCCGGCGCCCTAG
- a CDS encoding NAD(P)/FAD-dependent oxidoreductase — protein sequence MSSEMYDVAIIGGGPAGSTAAALLARAGRRVLVLERDKFPRFHIGESLLPFSMQAFTRLGLHEKFVKAGFMEKFGGEMYGACGNEGVKFYFEDGFRSQTDRSYQVTRADFDKVLLDHAAESGAEVREETSVESIEFSEDAATLMISAKGNGAPEQIRARYVIDAGGRNSILSAKFKLKKNYEHLQKVSVFAHYDGMIRAEGRDGTLTRMVRAIDRWFWVIPLTATRTSVGVVLDGEVYKKSKLSAEDFLEQAIREQPLLMEAMRYAERVTPVRTAADFSYRSTRLYGDRWMLAGDAAGFIDPVFSSGVFLAVLGGEQAADALHEVLDRPAKRKKLFTRYERNINKAMDVYLRFVDAWYSKEFIEVFLHPQDLLQIPPAVNAVLGGNIGDSFAIKWRMWIFYAIVRLQKYIPLCPRRTLVPKQEPAPSRAEALETVS from the coding sequence ATGAGCAGCGAAATGTATGACGTGGCGATTATCGGTGGCGGCCCAGCCGGCAGCACCGCCGCCGCCCTCCTCGCGCGCGCCGGGCGCCGGGTCCTGGTTCTGGAGCGCGACAAGTTTCCGCGGTTTCACATTGGCGAATCGCTCCTCCCCTTCAGCATGCAGGCATTCACCCGGCTCGGATTACACGAGAAGTTCGTTAAAGCCGGGTTCATGGAAAAATTCGGTGGCGAAATGTATGGAGCCTGCGGCAACGAAGGCGTGAAATTCTATTTCGAGGACGGATTCCGCTCCCAGACCGATCGTTCCTACCAAGTCACGCGCGCCGATTTCGACAAGGTCCTCCTGGATCACGCCGCCGAAAGCGGGGCGGAGGTGCGCGAAGAGACCAGCGTAGAGAGCATCGAGTTCTCCGAGGACGCGGCGACGCTCATGATTTCCGCAAAAGGAAATGGCGCGCCGGAACAGATTCGGGCCCGGTACGTGATCGACGCGGGCGGCCGTAACTCGATCCTAAGCGCGAAATTCAAGCTGAAGAAAAATTACGAGCATCTCCAAAAGGTTTCCGTCTTTGCCCATTACGACGGGATGATTCGGGCCGAGGGCCGGGACGGCACGCTGACGCGGATGGTGCGCGCGATCGATCGCTGGTTTTGGGTGATTCCGTTGACGGCCACGCGGACAAGTGTCGGAGTCGTGCTCGACGGCGAGGTTTACAAGAAATCGAAATTGAGCGCGGAAGATTTTCTCGAGCAGGCGATCCGGGAGCAGCCGCTCCTCATGGAGGCGATGCGTTATGCCGAGCGGGTGACGCCGGTCCGGACGGCCGCCGATTTTTCCTATCGCAGCACGCGGCTCTACGGCGATCGTTGGATGCTTGCGGGCGACGCTGCGGGGTTCATCGATCCGGTTTTCAGCAGCGGCGTTTTCCTCGCCGTGCTCGGCGGCGAACAGGCGGCCGACGCGTTACACGAAGTGCTCGATCGCCCCGCCAAACGGAAAAAGCTCTTCACGCGTTACGAGCGCAACATTAACAAAGCGATGGATGTTTACCTCCGCTTTGTGGACGCCTGGTATTCGAAGGAGTTCATCGAGGTATTCCTCCATCCGCAGGATTTGCTTCAAATTCCACCGGCCGTGAATGCCGTATTGGGCGGCAACATTGGCGACAGCTTCGCCATCAAATGGCGCATGTGGATCTTCTACGCGATCGTCCGGCTCCAAAAATACATTCCGCTTTGCCCGCGGCGAACGCTGGTGCCGAAGCAAGAGCCGGCGCCATCCCGAGCCGAAGCGCTGGAGACCGTATCGTAA
- a CDS encoding cytochrome c oxidase assembly factor Coa1 family protein, protein MDSTPPPPSPPPQPFTPAPQPSPQPAPSWWNRNWKWFVPTGCCLGSILAILLAIVVFGAGIFGIISGVGKILKSSEPYQTALARAKSNEKVVTALGTPIEEGFPMGSVNTNNDSGDADLSIPVTGPKGKGTIYVVGTRSGGTWTYSKMSVKITGTDEEIDLSP, encoded by the coding sequence ATGGACTCAACGCCTCCGCCGCCATCGCCCCCGCCGCAGCCGTTTACGCCGGCACCGCAACCCTCACCTCAACCCGCTCCCAGCTGGTGGAACCGGAATTGGAAATGGTTTGTCCCCACCGGCTGCTGCCTCGGCTCCATCCTTGCTATCCTGCTCGCGATAGTCGTATTCGGCGCCGGCATCTTTGGCATCATCTCGGGAGTTGGGAAGATCCTCAAATCTTCGGAGCCGTACCAGACCGCCCTCGCCCGGGCCAAGTCGAACGAAAAAGTCGTGACCGCTCTCGGCACCCCGATCGAGGAAGGTTTCCCGATGGGCTCGGTCAATACGAATAACGATTCCGGCGATGCCGATCTGAGCATTCCGGTCACCGGCCCGAAAGGAAAGGGGACGATTTACGTCGTGGGAACCAGGTCCGGCGGGACATGGACCTACTCGAAGATGTCGGTCAAGATCACCGGCACCGACGAAGAGATCGATCTGAGTCCGTAG
- a CDS encoding aminotransferase class I/II-fold pyridoxal phosphate-dependent enzyme: MSENNDPSRLELSADEMRQLGYRVVDILVRHFAEGRNEPVGAKGTPDDLLASFAGPPPETPTEPDELLTRLEKDVFPNNLHVDHPRFFAFVPGPGNFVGTMADALASGFNVFNGTWLGGSAAAAIEMVVIGWFKRFCGFPDSAGGLFTSGGSVANLTALHTARRHKLGDQIQGATIYFSDQTHYSVERALRVIGFAPEQIRKIPSNDRFQLPPESLREAIRSDRNAGRRPFCVVANAGTTNTGAVDPLSDLAELCQKENLWLHADGAYGAATVLCERGREKLGGLDRVDSLSLDPHKWLFQPFECGCVLVREAAHLKAAFQLMPEYMRDVHRHTAETNPADYGIQLTRGFRALKVWLSINTFGLAAFRDAITRGFELAEFAEKELRRRRGCEILSPAEMGIVAFRFGKDDEVQTALVERMLQDGFAFLTSTTLKGKIALRLCTINPRTTEADIVQTIDRLEKFAP; encoded by the coding sequence GTGAGCGAGAACAACGATCCGTCGCGCCTCGAGCTTTCGGCTGACGAAATGCGGCAGCTTGGCTATCGCGTCGTCGATATTCTGGTGCGGCATTTTGCGGAGGGGCGCAATGAGCCGGTGGGCGCGAAAGGAACGCCGGACGATCTCCTCGCGTCCTTCGCCGGGCCGCCCCCCGAGACCCCGACTGAGCCTGACGAGTTGCTGACCCGATTAGAGAAAGACGTTTTCCCGAACAACCTGCACGTGGATCATCCGCGCTTTTTCGCGTTCGTTCCCGGTCCCGGAAACTTTGTCGGAACCATGGCGGACGCGCTCGCTTCGGGCTTCAACGTTTTCAATGGCACCTGGCTGGGGGGATCGGCGGCGGCGGCGATTGAAATGGTCGTGATCGGCTGGTTCAAGCGCTTTTGCGGTTTTCCGGACAGCGCGGGCGGCCTCTTTACCAGTGGTGGCTCAGTGGCGAATCTCACCGCCCTCCACACCGCGCGCCGCCACAAACTGGGCGATCAGATCCAGGGCGCGACCATCTATTTCTCCGATCAGACGCATTATTCCGTCGAGCGGGCCCTCCGGGTAATCGGTTTTGCGCCGGAACAAATCCGCAAGATTCCTTCAAACGATCGGTTTCAGCTCCCGCCCGAATCATTGCGGGAGGCGATTCGGTCGGACAGAAACGCCGGGCGGCGCCCCTTTTGCGTCGTTGCCAACGCGGGGACCACCAATACCGGCGCGGTCGATCCGCTTTCCGATCTCGCGGAGCTTTGCCAGAAGGAGAATCTCTGGCTCCATGCCGATGGCGCCTACGGAGCCGCGACCGTCCTCTGCGAGCGGGGGCGCGAAAAACTCGGAGGGCTGGATCGAGTCGATTCGCTTTCCCTCGATCCGCACAAATGGCTGTTTCAACCATTCGAATGCGGGTGCGTCCTGGTGCGAGAGGCCGCGCATTTGAAAGCCGCGTTTCAGTTGATGCCGGAATACATGCGCGACGTCCACCGCCACACTGCGGAAACGAATCCGGCCGATTATGGAATTCAACTTACTCGCGGATTTCGCGCGCTGAAGGTCTGGTTATCGATCAACACTTTCGGCCTGGCGGCGTTTCGCGATGCCATCACGCGCGGGTTCGAGCTGGCGGAATTCGCCGAAAAAGAGCTGCGCCGGCGCCGCGGCTGCGAAATCCTTTCGCCCGCCGAGATGGGGATCGTCGCGTTTCGCTTTGGTAAGGACGACGAAGTTCAGACCGCGCTCGTGGAGCGCATGTTGCAGGACGGTTTCGCTTTTCTCACCTCTACGACGCTGAAGGGGAAAATCGCGCTTCGTCTCTGCACGATCAATCCGCGAACGACAGAAGCGGACATCGTCCAGACGATCGATCGTCTGGAGAAGTTCGCGCCGTAG
- a CDS encoding DUF4383 domain-containing protein, whose translation MAKTMAILFGVVFLVVGILGFVPAVTKDDMLLGIFHVNAAHNCVHLLSGVVALICGMAGVGASRLYFKIFGLVYGAVAVLGFLNPGEHTMLLGLISNNTADTWLHVAISAVSLIVGFMPASSEPA comes from the coding sequence ATGGCCAAAACAATGGCGATTCTATTCGGTGTCGTTTTTCTCGTCGTCGGAATTCTCGGGTTCGTTCCAGCGGTGACGAAAGACGATATGTTGCTCGGCATCTTCCACGTCAACGCGGCCCACAATTGCGTCCATTTGCTGTCGGGCGTGGTGGCGCTCATTTGCGGCATGGCGGGCGTCGGTGCGTCACGACTGTATTTTAAAATCTTCGGCCTGGTTTATGGCGCTGTGGCTGTGCTCGGATTCCTGAATCCGGGCGAGCACACCATGCTCCTCGGCCTGATCAGCAACAACACGGCCGACACTTGGTTGCACGTGGCCATCTCCGCGGTTTCGCTGATCGTCGGGTTTATGCCGGCGAGCAGCGAGCCGGCGTAG
- a CDS encoding radical SAM protein yields MEAPALTTATPATKRFCLILIKPSHYDDDGYVIQWLRSTIPSNSLAALYGLARDCRERRVLGDDVEIEIHPFDETNARIRPMELAAMIREAGDGMVMFVGVQSNQFPHMLDLAKQFRALDIQIAVGGFHVSGTMSMLGGNDADVHRAKAMGLSLFAGEAEGRLEMVLQDAYKRQLKPLYNFMADLPGIDGMPIPLISSVRAQRTAGHVTSFDAGRGCPFQCSFCTIINVQGRKSRRRTPDDIERIVRENVAQGLRSFFITDDNFARNKDWEAILDRIIHLREVEKLKLGFLIQVDTLCHKLPNFIEKCARAGVRRVFIGLENINPDNLAAAHKRQNKITEYRKMLLAWKEAKIITYCGYITGFPSDTAESIRRDVEIVKKELPLDVLEFFFLTPLPGSEDHQKLVKAGVPVDPDLNKYDLNHVCTAHSKMSKEEWESAYITAWKTYYTFEHIETVLRRITAKKGRASNAIVLMMWFMSAIHLEGVHPLESGVFRLKFRRDRRPGLPLESPLIFYPRYWTECVVKLSRLAFLYARIRRIYERIKKDPNRFKYMDVALTPVTDHDVEDLEMFHTPSAPAFVAQEQRREATNAAAREHAHSHAAA; encoded by the coding sequence ATGGAAGCCCCTGCCCTAACGACAGCTACGCCGGCCACGAAGCGGTTTTGCCTGATCCTGATCAAGCCGTCGCATTACGATGACGACGGCTATGTGATCCAGTGGCTCCGCTCGACGATCCCGTCGAACTCGCTCGCAGCGCTCTACGGGCTCGCCCGCGATTGCCGGGAACGGCGCGTCCTGGGCGACGACGTCGAGATCGAGATTCATCCGTTCGACGAGACGAATGCCCGGATTCGACCGATGGAACTCGCGGCGATGATCCGCGAAGCAGGCGACGGAATGGTGATGTTCGTCGGGGTGCAATCGAACCAGTTCCCGCACATGCTCGACCTCGCGAAACAATTCCGCGCCCTCGATATCCAGATCGCGGTGGGCGGATTCCATGTCTCGGGAACAATGAGCATGCTGGGCGGCAACGATGCGGATGTTCATCGCGCCAAGGCGATGGGGCTCTCCCTCTTCGCCGGCGAAGCGGAAGGGCGTCTCGAGATGGTCTTGCAGGACGCCTACAAGAGACAGCTCAAGCCGCTCTACAATTTCATGGCCGACCTGCCCGGCATCGATGGAATGCCGATCCCGCTTATCAGCTCGGTCCGCGCCCAGCGCACCGCCGGCCACGTGACCAGCTTCGACGCCGGCCGTGGTTGTCCGTTTCAATGCTCCTTCTGCACCATCATTAACGTCCAGGGCCGCAAGTCGCGCCGCCGGACGCCGGACGACATCGAGCGGATCGTGCGCGAGAACGTTGCCCAGGGTCTGCGCAGCTTCTTCATTACCGACGACAATTTCGCCCGGAACAAGGATTGGGAAGCGATCCTCGACCGGATCATTCACCTCCGCGAAGTGGAGAAGCTTAAGCTCGGGTTCCTCATCCAGGTCGACACGCTTTGCCACAAGCTCCCGAATTTCATCGAGAAATGCGCGCGCGCCGGGGTGCGGCGCGTTTTCATCGGCCTGGAGAACATCAATCCCGATAACCTCGCCGCCGCGCATAAACGCCAGAACAAGATCACAGAGTACCGCAAAATGCTTCTCGCCTGGAAGGAAGCGAAAATCATCACCTATTGCGGTTACATCACCGGCTTTCCCAGCGACACCGCCGAGTCCATCCGGCGCGACGTCGAGATCGTGAAGAAAGAATTGCCGCTCGATGTTCTCGAATTCTTTTTCCTCACGCCTCTCCCCGGCTCGGAAGATCATCAGAAACTCGTCAAGGCTGGCGTCCCGGTCGATCCCGACCTGAACAAATACGATCTCAACCACGTTTGTACCGCGCACTCGAAGATGTCGAAGGAGGAGTGGGAAAGCGCCTACATCACCGCCTGGAAAACCTACTACACGTTCGAGCATATCGAGACAGTTCTGCGCCGGATCACGGCCAAGAAAGGCCGCGCCAGTAACGCGATCGTTCTGATGATGTGGTTCATGAGCGCGATCCATCTCGAAGGTGTGCATCCCCTTGAGAGCGGCGTGTTTCGACTCAAATTCCGGCGAGACCGCCGGCCCGGTCTACCGCTTGAATCTCCGTTGATTTTTTATCCGCGCTACTGGACGGAATGCGTCGTCAAACTCTCGCGGCTCGCTTTCTTGTACGCCCGCATCCGACGGATTTACGAGCGAATCAAAAAAGATCCGAACCGCTTCAAGTACATGGACGTGGCGCTCACGCCGGTCACCGATCACGACGTCGAGGATCTGGAGATGTTCCATACGCCGTCCGCGCCCGCGTTCGTCGCCCAGGAGCAGCGCCGCGAAGCCACCAACGCCGCCGCCCGCGAGCACGCGCATTCGCACGCAGCGGCGTAA
- a CDS encoding radical SAM protein: MTTMLSNGNQPGSTIPATGRSKRFCLILVKPSHYDEDGYVIQWFRSTIPSNSLAAVFGLARDCAQRQVLGPDVEIEIHPFDETNTRIRPDKLARMIEEAGAGMVMMIGVQSNQFPHACDLAKPLIERGIKVGIGGFHVSGITSMLGGECADVKKAKAMGITMFCGEGEERRVELVLKDAYEGKLKPFYNFMADLPNIEGEPLPLIPAIRAARTAGAITSFDAGRGCPFQCSFCTIINVQGRKSRRRSPDDVERIIRENVAQGLHSFFITDDNFARNKDWEVILDRLIHLRLNVGLKMSFMIQVDTLCHKLPNFIAKCAAAGVKRAYIGLENINPDSLAGAHKRQNKITEYRKMLQAWKEAKIITYCGYILGFPGDTPASIKRDVEIVMKELPVDILEFFFLTPLPGSEDHQKLVQAGVQIEPDLNKYDLNHACAPHDTMSKEEWEKAYLTAWETYYANEHMETVLRRLVTKRAPASNAILLATWFKGAIDIEGIHPLESGLFRYKFRRDRRPGLPIEPRWKFYPKYAVESVQKMAKWFKLWARLRSVYVKIKRDPKKWEYTDLALTPVTDEEIETLEIFHTHSAPAFVAQEQRRAAATAERREPVAVA; encoded by the coding sequence ATGACGACGATGCTTTCCAATGGCAACCAGCCGGGATCGACGATCCCGGCGACAGGGCGCTCAAAGCGCTTTTGCCTGATTCTCGTTAAGCCGTCGCACTACGACGAGGATGGGTATGTGATCCAGTGGTTTCGGTCGACGATTCCGTCGAACTCGCTCGCGGCGGTGTTTGGGTTGGCCAGGGATTGCGCGCAACGGCAGGTGCTCGGCCCGGATGTGGAAATCGAGATCCATCCGTTCGATGAAACCAATACCCGGATCAGGCCGGACAAACTGGCGCGGATGATCGAGGAGGCGGGAGCGGGGATGGTGATGATGATCGGCGTGCAATCGAACCAGTTCCCGCATGCGTGCGACCTGGCGAAGCCGTTGATCGAGCGCGGGATCAAGGTGGGGATCGGCGGGTTCCATGTCTCGGGGATCACGAGCATGCTCGGCGGCGAGTGCGCGGACGTGAAGAAAGCCAAGGCGATGGGGATCACGATGTTCTGCGGCGAGGGCGAAGAGAGACGGGTCGAGCTGGTGCTGAAGGACGCTTACGAAGGGAAGCTGAAGCCGTTCTATAATTTCATGGCGGACCTGCCGAACATTGAGGGCGAACCGTTGCCGCTCATCCCGGCGATTCGCGCGGCGCGGACGGCGGGCGCGATCACGAGCTTCGACGCGGGCCGCGGATGCCCGTTCCAATGTTCGTTCTGCACGATCATCAATGTCCAGGGACGGAAGTCGCGCCGGCGTTCACCGGACGATGTGGAGAGGATCATCCGCGAAAACGTGGCCCAGGGGCTCCACAGCTTTTTTATTACGGACGACAATTTTGCCCGGAACAAGGATTGGGAAGTGATCCTGGACCGGTTGATTCATCTGCGGCTGAACGTCGGGCTCAAGATGTCGTTCATGATCCAGGTGGACACGCTTTGCCATAAGTTGCCGAATTTTATCGCGAAATGCGCCGCGGCCGGAGTGAAGCGGGCTTACATCGGGCTGGAGAACATTAACCCGGACAGCCTGGCGGGCGCGCACAAGCGGCAGAACAAAATCACGGAGTATCGAAAGATGCTTCAGGCGTGGAAGGAAGCGAAGATCATCACCTATTGCGGGTACATTCTCGGGTTCCCGGGCGACACGCCGGCGTCGATCAAGCGGGACGTGGAGATCGTGATGAAGGAATTGCCGGTGGACATCCTGGAGTTCTTTTTCCTGACGCCGCTCCCGGGCAGCGAGGACCACCAGAAGCTGGTCCAGGCCGGGGTGCAAATCGAGCCGGACCTGAACAAGTACGATTTGAATCACGCCTGCGCGCCGCACGACACGATGTCGAAGGAGGAATGGGAGAAGGCTTACCTGACGGCGTGGGAAACGTATTACGCGAACGAGCACATGGAAACGGTGTTGCGCCGGCTGGTGACGAAGCGAGCTCCGGCAAGCAACGCGATCCTGCTGGCGACCTGGTTCAAGGGCGCGATCGATATCGAGGGGATTCATCCGCTGGAGAGCGGGCTGTTCCGCTACAAGTTCCGGCGTGATCGGCGGCCGGGGTTGCCGATCGAGCCCCGCTGGAAATTTTATCCGAAATACGCGGTTGAATCGGTCCAGAAGATGGCGAAGTGGTTTAAGCTTTGGGCGCGGTTGCGCAGCGTCTATGTGAAGATCAAGCGCGATCCGAAGAAGTGGGAATACACGGATCTCGCGCTCACGCCGGTGACGGATGAAGAGATCGAGACGCTCGAGATTTTCCACACGCATTCCGCACCGGCGTTCGTCGCGCAGGAGCAGCGACGCGCGGCAGCGACCGCCGAGCGGCGTGAGCCTGTGGCGGTTGCGTAG